From a single Theropithecus gelada isolate Dixy chromosome 10, Tgel_1.0, whole genome shotgun sequence genomic region:
- the CPNE1 gene encoding copine-1 isoform X2: MGASFGSPTFSSTVPSTASPMNTVPPPPIPPIPAMPSLPPMPSIPPIPVPPPVPTLPPVPPVPPIPPVPSVPPMTPLPPMSGMPPLNPPPVAPLPAGMNGSGAPMNLNNNLNPMFLGPLNPVNPIQMNSQSSVKPLPINPDDLYVSVHGMPFSAMENDVRDFFHGLRVDAVHLLKDHVGRNNGNGLVKFLSPQDTFEALKRNRMLMIQRYVEVSPATERQWVAAGGHITFKQNMGPSGQSHPPPQTLPRSKSPSGQKRSRSRSPHEAGFCVYLKGLPFEAENKHVIDFFKKLDIVEDSIYIAYGPNGKATGEGFVEFRNEADYKAALCRHKQYMGNRFIQVHPITKKGMLEKIDMIRKRLQNFSYDQREMMLNPEGDVNSAKVCAHITNIPFSITKMDVLQFLEGIPVDENAVHVLVDNNGQGLGQALVQFKNEDDARKSERLHRKKLNGREAFVHVVTLEDMREIEKNPPAQGKKGLKMPVPGNPAVPGMPNAGLPGVGLPSAGLPGAGLPSTGLPGSAITSAGLPGAGMPSAGIPSAGGEEHAFLTVGSKEANNGPPFNFPGNFGGSNAFGPPIPPPGLGGGAFGDARPGMPSVGNSGLPGLGLDVPGFGGGPNNLSGPSGFGGGPQNFGNGPGSLGGPPGFGSGPPGLGSAPGHLGGPPAFGPGPGPGPGPGPIHIGGPPGFASSSGKPGPTVIKVQNMPFTVSIDEILDFFYGYQVIPGSVCLKYNEKGMPTGEAMVAFESRDEATAAVIDLNDRPIGSRKVKLVLG, encoded by the coding sequence ATGGGAGCTTCCTTTGGGAGCCCAACGTTTAGCTCAACCGTTCCAAGCACAGCCTCTCCAATGAACACAGTCCCGCCGCCACCAATTCCTCCAATTCCAGCAATGCCATCTCTGCCACCAATGCCATCCATTCCCCCAATTCCAGTTCCTCCTCCAGTACCTACATTACCTCCTGTGCCTCCTGTGCCCCCGATTCCCCCAGTTCCTTCTGTGCCACCCATGACCCCACTGCCACCCATGTCGGGCATGCCGCCCTTGAATCCGCCACCTGTGGCACCTCTACCTGCTGGAATGAATGGCTCTGGAGCACCTATGAATTTGAACAATAACCTGAATCCTATGTTTCTTGGTCCATTGAATCCTGTTAACCCTATCCAGATGAACTCTCAGAGCAGTGTGAAGCCACTCCCCATCAACCCTGATGATCTATATGTCAGTGTGCATGGAATGCCCTTTTCTGCAATGGAAAATGATGTCAGAGATTTTTTCCATGGGCTCCGTGTTGATGCAGTACATTTGTTGAAAGATCATGTAGGTCGAAATAATGGGAATGGATTGGTTAAGTTTCTCTCCCCTCAAGATACATTTGAAGCTTTGAAACGAAACAGAATGCTGATGATTCAACGCTATGTGGAAGTTAGCCCTGCCACAGAAAGACAGTGGGTAGCTGCTGGAGGCCATATCACTTTTAAGCAAAATATGGGACCTTCTGGACAAAGTCATCCCCCTCCTCAGACACTTCCCAGGTCAAAATCGCCCAGTGGGCAGAAAAGATCAAGGTCAAGATCACCACATGAGGCTGGTTTTTGTGTTTACTTGAAAGGGCTACCATTTGAAGCAGAAAACAAAcatgtcattgatttttttaaaaagctggataTTGTGGAAGATAGTATTTATATAGCTTATGGACCCAATGGGAAAGCAACTGGTGAAGGCTTTGTAGAGTTCAGAAATGAGGCCGACTATAAGGCTGCTCTGTGTCGTCATAAACAGTACATGGGCAATCGCTTTATTCAAGTTCATCCAATTACTAAGAAAGGTATGCTAGAAAAGATAGATATGATTCGAAAAAGACTGCAGAACTTCAGCTATGACCAGAGGGAAATGATGCTAAATCCAGAGGGGGATGTCAACTCTGCCAAAGTCTGTGCCCACATAACAAATATTCCATTCAGCATTACGAAGATGGATGTTCTTCAGTTCCTAGAAGGAATCCCAGTGGATGAAAATGCTGTACATGTTCTTGTTGATAACAATGGGCAAGGTCTAGGACAGGCATTGGTTcagtttaaaaatgaagatgatgCACGTAAGTCTGAACGCTTACACCGTAAAAAACTTAATGGGAGAGAAGCTTTTGTTCATGTAGTTACCCTAGAAGATATGAGAGAGATTGAGAAAAATCCCCCTGCCCAAGGAAAAAAGGGATTAAAGATGCCTGTGCCAGGTAATCCTGCAGTTCCAGGAATGCCCAATGCGGGACTGCCAGGTGTGGGACTGCCCAGTGCAGGACTTCCCGGTGCGGGCCTGCCCAGCACAGGACTGCCTGGTTCAGCAATAACCAGTGCAGGACTGCCCGGTGCGGGAATGCCCAGTGCAGGAATACCTAGTGCAGGAGGTGAAGAGCATGCCTTTCTGACCGTAGGATCAAAGGAAGCCAACAATGGGCCTCCATTTAACTTTCCTGGTAATTTTGGTGGATCAAATGCCTTTGGGCCACCAATCCCTCCTCCAGGATTAGGAGGAGGGGCCTTTGGTGATGCTAGGCCTGGTATGCCTTCAGTTGGAAACAGTGGTTTGCCTGGTCTAGGACTGGATGTTCCGGGTTTTGGAGGTGGACCAAACAATTTAAGTGGGCCATCGGGATTTGGAGGGGGCCCTCAGAATTTTGGAAATGGCCCTGGTAGCTTAGGCGGTCCTCCTGGTTTTGGAAGTGGCCCTCCTGGTCTTGGAAGTGCCCCTGGGCATTTGGGTGGGCCACCAGCTTTtgggcctggccctggccctggccctggccctggcccaatCCATATTGGTGGTCCCCCTGGCTTTGCATCTAGTTCTGGAAAACCAGGACCGACAGTAATTAAAGTGCAGAACATGCCCTTTACTGTGTCTATTGATGagattttagatttcttttatGGCTATCAAGTAATCCCAGGCTCAGTGTgtttaaaatacaatgaaaaaggtATGCCCACAGGTGAAGCCATGGTGGCCTTTGAGTCTCGGGATGAAGCCACAGCTGCTGTCATTGACTTAAATGACAGGCCTATAGGttcaagaaaagtaaaacttGTGTTAGGGTAG
- the CPNE1 gene encoding copine-1 isoform X5 — MAHCVTLVQLSISCDHLIDKDIGSKSDPLCVLLQDVGGGSWAELGRTERVRNCSSPEFSKTLQLEYHFETVQKLRFGIYDIDNKTPELGDDDFLGGAECSLGQIVSSQVLTLPLMLKPGKPAGQGTITVSAQELKDNRVVTMEVEARNLDKKDFLGKSDPFLEFFRQRDGKWHLVYRSEVIKNNLNPTWKRFSVPVQHFCGGDPSTPIEVRCSDYDSDGSHDLIGTFHTSLAQLQAVPAEFECIHPEKQQKKKSYKNSGTICVKICRVETEYSFLDYVMGGCQINFTVGVDFTGSNGDPSSPDSLHYLSPTGVNEYLMALWSVGSVVQDYDSDKLFPAFGFGAQVPPDWQVSHEFALNFNPGNPYCAGIQGIVDAYRQALPQVRLYGPTNFAPIINHVARFAAQAAHQGTASQYFVLLLLTDGAVTDVEATREAVVRASNLPMSVIIVGVGGADFEAMEQLDADGGPLHTRSGQAAARDIVQFVPYRRFQNAPREALAQTVLAEVPTQLVSYFRAQGWAPLKPLPPSAKGPAQAPQA, encoded by the exons ATGGCCCACTGCGTGACCTTGGTTCAGCTGTCCATTTCCTGTGACCATCTCATTGACAAGGACATCGGCTCCAAGTCTGACCCACTCTGCGTCCTTTTACAGGATGTGGGAGGGGGTAGCTGGGCTGAG CTTGGCCGGACTGAACGAGTGCGGAACTGCTCAAGCCCTGAGTTCTCCAAGACCCTACAGCTTGAGTACCACTTTGAGACAGTTCAGAAGCTACGCTTTGGAATCTATGACATAGACAACAAGACACCAGAGCTGGGGGATGATGACTTCCTAGGGGGTGCTGAGTGTTCCCTAGGACAG ATTGTGTCCAGCCAGGTACTGACTCTCCCCTTGATGCTGAAGCCTGGAAAACCCGCTGGGCAGGGGACCATCACG GTctcagctcaggagttgaagGACAATCGTGTAGTGACCATGGAGGTAGAGGCCAGAAACCTAGATAAGAAG GACTTCCTGGGAAAATCGGATCCATTTCTGGAGTTCTTCCGCCAGCGTGATGGGAAATGGCACCTGGTGTACAGATCTGAG GTCATCAAGAACAACCTGAACCCTACATGGAAGCGTTTCTCAGTCCCTGTTCAGCATTTCTGTGGTGGGGACCCCAGCACACCCATCGAG GTGCGATGCTCCGATTATGACAGTGACGGGTCACATGATCTCATCGGTACCTTCCACACCAGCTTGGCCCAGCTGCAAGCAGTCCCG GCTGAGTTTGAATGCATCCACCCTGAGAagcagcagaaaaagaaaagctacaaGAACTCTGGAACTATTTGTGTCAAGATTTGCCGG GTAGAAACAGAGTATTCCTTTCTGGACTATGTGATGGGAGGCTGTCAGATCAACTTCACT GTGGGCGTGGACTTCACTGGCTCCAATGGAGACCCCTCCTCACCTGACTCCCTACACTACCTGAGTCCAACAGGGGTCAATGAGTACCTGATGGCACTGTGGAGTGTGGGCAGCGTGGTTCAGGACTACGACTC AGACAAGCTGTTCCCTGCATTTGGATTTGGGGCCCAGGTTCCCCCTGACTGGCAG GTCTCGCATGAATTTGCCTTGAATTTCAACCCTGGTAACCCCTACTGTGCAG GCATCCAGGGCATTGTGGATGCCTACCGCCAAGCCCTGCCCCAAGTTCGCCTCTATGGACCCACCAACTTTGCACCCATCATCAACCATGTGGCCAGGTTTGCAGCCCAGGCTGCACATCAGGGGACTGCCTCG CAATACTTCGTGCTGTTGCTGCTGACTGATGGTGCTGTGACCGATGTGGAAGCCACACGTGAGGCTGTGGTGCGCGCCTCAAACCTGCCCATGTCAGTGATCATTGTGGGTGTGGGTGGTGCTGACTTTGAGGCCATGGAGCAGCTGGATGCTGATGGTGGACCCCTGCATACACGTTCTGGGCAGGCCGCCGCCCGCGACATTGTGCAGTTTGTACCCTACCGCCGGTTCCAGAAT GCCCCTCGGGAGGCATTGGCACAGACTGTACTCGCAGAAGTGCCCACACAACTGGTCTCGTACTTCAGGGCCCAGGGTTGGGCCCCACTCAAGCCACTTCCACCCTCAGCCAAGGGTCCTGCACAGGCCCCCCAGGCCTAG
- the CPNE1 gene encoding copine-1 isoform X4, whose product MKMMHMAHCVTLVQLSISCDHLIDKDIGSKSDPLCVLLQDVGGGSWAELGRTERVRNCSSPEFSKTLQLEYHFETVQKLRFGIYDIDNKTPELGDDDFLGGAECSLGQIVSSQVLTLPLMLKPGKPAGQGTITVSAQELKDNRVVTMEVEARNLDKKDFLGKSDPFLEFFRQRDGKWHLVYRSEVIKNNLNPTWKRFSVPVQHFCGGDPSTPIEVRCSDYDSDGSHDLIGTFHTSLAQLQAVPAEFECIHPEKQQKKKSYKNSGTICVKICRVETEYSFLDYVMGGCQINFTVGVDFTGSNGDPSSPDSLHYLSPTGVNEYLMALWSVGSVVQDYDSDKLFPAFGFGAQVPPDWQVSHEFALNFNPGNPYCAGIQGIVDAYRQALPQVRLYGPTNFAPIINHVARFAAQAAHQGTASQYFVLLLLTDGAVTDVEATREAVVRASNLPMSVIIVGVGGADFEAMEQLDADGGPLHTRSGQAAARDIVQFVPYRRFQNAPREALAQTVLAEVPTQLVSYFRAQGWAPLKPLPPSAKGPAQAPQA is encoded by the exons atgaagatgatgCAC ATGGCCCACTGCGTGACCTTGGTTCAGCTGTCCATTTCCTGTGACCATCTCATTGACAAGGACATCGGCTCCAAGTCTGACCCACTCTGCGTCCTTTTACAGGATGTGGGAGGGGGTAGCTGGGCTGAG CTTGGCCGGACTGAACGAGTGCGGAACTGCTCAAGCCCTGAGTTCTCCAAGACCCTACAGCTTGAGTACCACTTTGAGACAGTTCAGAAGCTACGCTTTGGAATCTATGACATAGACAACAAGACACCAGAGCTGGGGGATGATGACTTCCTAGGGGGTGCTGAGTGTTCCCTAGGACAG ATTGTGTCCAGCCAGGTACTGACTCTCCCCTTGATGCTGAAGCCTGGAAAACCCGCTGGGCAGGGGACCATCACG GTctcagctcaggagttgaagGACAATCGTGTAGTGACCATGGAGGTAGAGGCCAGAAACCTAGATAAGAAG GACTTCCTGGGAAAATCGGATCCATTTCTGGAGTTCTTCCGCCAGCGTGATGGGAAATGGCACCTGGTGTACAGATCTGAG GTCATCAAGAACAACCTGAACCCTACATGGAAGCGTTTCTCAGTCCCTGTTCAGCATTTCTGTGGTGGGGACCCCAGCACACCCATCGAG GTGCGATGCTCCGATTATGACAGTGACGGGTCACATGATCTCATCGGTACCTTCCACACCAGCTTGGCCCAGCTGCAAGCAGTCCCG GCTGAGTTTGAATGCATCCACCCTGAGAagcagcagaaaaagaaaagctacaaGAACTCTGGAACTATTTGTGTCAAGATTTGCCGG GTAGAAACAGAGTATTCCTTTCTGGACTATGTGATGGGAGGCTGTCAGATCAACTTCACT GTGGGCGTGGACTTCACTGGCTCCAATGGAGACCCCTCCTCACCTGACTCCCTACACTACCTGAGTCCAACAGGGGTCAATGAGTACCTGATGGCACTGTGGAGTGTGGGCAGCGTGGTTCAGGACTACGACTC AGACAAGCTGTTCCCTGCATTTGGATTTGGGGCCCAGGTTCCCCCTGACTGGCAG GTCTCGCATGAATTTGCCTTGAATTTCAACCCTGGTAACCCCTACTGTGCAG GCATCCAGGGCATTGTGGATGCCTACCGCCAAGCCCTGCCCCAAGTTCGCCTCTATGGACCCACCAACTTTGCACCCATCATCAACCATGTGGCCAGGTTTGCAGCCCAGGCTGCACATCAGGGGACTGCCTCG CAATACTTCGTGCTGTTGCTGCTGACTGATGGTGCTGTGACCGATGTGGAAGCCACACGTGAGGCTGTGGTGCGCGCCTCAAACCTGCCCATGTCAGTGATCATTGTGGGTGTGGGTGGTGCTGACTTTGAGGCCATGGAGCAGCTGGATGCTGATGGTGGACCCCTGCATACACGTTCTGGGCAGGCCGCCGCCCGCGACATTGTGCAGTTTGTACCCTACCGCCGGTTCCAGAAT GCCCCTCGGGAGGCATTGGCACAGACTGTACTCGCAGAAGTGCCCACACAACTGGTCTCGTACTTCAGGGCCCAGGGTTGGGCCCCACTCAAGCCACTTCCACCCTCAGCCAAGGGTCCTGCACAGGCCCCCCAGGCCTAG
- the CPNE1 gene encoding copine-1 isoform X1, protein MAVVIRLQGLPIVAGTMDIRHFFSGLTIPDGGVHIVGGELGEAFIVFATDEDARLGMMRTGGTIKGSKVTLLLSSKTEMQNMIELSRRRFETANLDIPPANASRSGPPPSSGMSGRVNLPTTVSNFNNPSPSVVTATTSVHESNKNIQTFSTASIGTAPPNMGASFGSPTFSSTVPSTASPMNTVPPPPIPPIPAMPSLPPMPSIPPIPVPPPVPTLPPVPPVPPIPPVPSVPPMTPLPPMSGMPPLNPPPVAPLPAGMNGSGAPMNLNNNLNPMFLGPLNPVNPIQMNSQSSVKPLPINPDDLYVSVHGMPFSAMENDVRDFFHGLRVDAVHLLKDHVGRNNGNGLVKFLSPQDTFEALKRNRMLMIQRYVEVSPATERQWVAAGGHITFKQNMGPSGQSHPPPQTLPRSKSPSGQKRSRSRSPHEAGFCVYLKGLPFEAENKHVIDFFKKLDIVEDSIYIAYGPNGKATGEGFVEFRNEADYKAALCRHKQYMGNRFIQVHPITKKGMLEKIDMIRKRLQNFSYDQREMMLNPEGDVNSAKVCAHITNIPFSITKMDVLQFLEGIPVDENAVHVLVDNNGQGLGQALVQFKNEDDARKSERLHRKKLNGREAFVHVVTLEDMREIEKNPPAQGKKGLKMPVPGNPAVPGMPNAGLPGVGLPSAGLPGAGLPSTGLPGSAITSAGLPGAGMPSAGIPSAGGEEHAFLTVGSKEANNGPPFNFPGNFGGSNAFGPPIPPPGLGGGAFGDARPGMPSVGNSGLPGLGLDVPGFGGGPNNLSGPSGFGGGPQNFGNGPGSLGGPPGFGSGPPGLGSAPGHLGGPPAFGPGPGPGPGPGPIHIGGPPGFASSSGKPGPTVIKVQNMPFTVSIDEILDFFYGYQVIPGSVCLKYNEKGMPTGEAMVAFESRDEATAAVIDLNDRPIGSRKVKLMAHCVTLVQLSISCDHLIDKDIGSKSDPLCVLLQDVGGGSWAELGRTERVRNCSSPEFSKTLQLEYHFETVQKLRFGIYDIDNKTPELGDDDFLGGAECSLGQIVSSQVLTLPLMLKPGKPAGQGTITVSAQELKDNRVVTMEVEARNLDKKDFLGKSDPFLEFFRQRDGKWHLVYRSEVIKNNLNPTWKRFSVPVQHFCGGDPSTPIEVRCSDYDSDGSHDLIGTFHTSLAQLQAVPAEFECIHPEKQQKKKSYKNSGTICVKICRVETEYSFLDYVMGGCQINFTVGVDFTGSNGDPSSPDSLHYLSPTGVNEYLMALWSVGSVVQDYDSDKLFPAFGFGAQVPPDWQVSHEFALNFNPGNPYCAGIQGIVDAYRQALPQVRLYGPTNFAPIINHVARFAAQAAHQGTASQYFVLLLLTDGAVTDVEATREAVVRASNLPMSVIIVGVGGADFEAMEQLDADGGPLHTRSGQAAARDIVQFVPYRRFQNAPREALAQTVLAEVPTQLVSYFRAQGWAPLKPLPPSAKGPAQAPQA, encoded by the exons ATGGCTGTGGTCATCCGTTTGCAAGGTCTCCCAATTGTGGCGGGGACCATGGACATTCGCCACTTCTTCTCTGGATTGACCATTCCTGATGGGGGCGTGCATATTGTAGGGGGTGAACTGGGTGAGGCTTTCATCGTTTTTGCCACTGATGAAGATGCAAGGCTTGGTATGATGCGCACAGGTGGTACAATTAAAGGGTCAAAAGTAACACTATTGTTGAGTAGTAAAACGGAAATGCAGAATATGATTGAACTGAGTCGTAGGCGTTTTGAAACTGCCAACTTAGATATACCACCAGCAAATGCCAGTAGATCAGGACCACCACCTAGCTCAGGAATGAGTGGCAGGGTAAACTTGCCCACAACAGTATCCAACTTTAATAATCCTTCACCCAGTGTAGTTACTGCCACCACTTCTGTTCATGAAAGCAACAAAAACATACAGACATTTTCCACAGCCAGCATAGGAACAGCTCCTCCAAATATGGGAGCTTCCTTTGGGAGCCCAACGTTTAGCTCAACCGTTCCAAGCACAGCCTCTCCAATGAACACAGTCCCGCCGCCACCAATTCCTCCAATTCCAGCAATGCCATCTCTGCCACCAATGCCATCCATTCCCCCAATTCCAGTTCCTCCTCCAGTACCTACATTACCTCCTGTGCCTCCTGTGCCCCCGATTCCCCCAGTTCCTTCTGTGCCACCCATGACCCCACTGCCACCCATGTCGGGCATGCCGCCCTTGAATCCGCCACCTGTGGCACCTCTACCTGCTGGAATGAATGGCTCTGGAGCACCTATGAATTTGAACAATAACCTGAATCCTATGTTTCTTGGTCCATTGAATCCTGTTAACCCTATCCAGATGAACTCTCAGAGCAGTGTGAAGCCACTCCCCATCAACCCTGATGATCTATATGTCAGTGTGCATGGAATGCCCTTTTCTGCAATGGAAAATGATGTCAGAGATTTTTTCCATGGGCTCCGTGTTGATGCAGTACATTTGTTGAAAGATCATGTAGGTCGAAATAATGGGAATGGATTGGTTAAGTTTCTCTCCCCTCAAGATACATTTGAAGCTTTGAAACGAAACAGAATGCTGATGATTCAACGCTATGTGGAAGTTAGCCCTGCCACAGAAAGACAGTGGGTAGCTGCTGGAGGCCATATCACTTTTAAGCAAAATATGGGACCTTCTGGACAAAGTCATCCCCCTCCTCAGACACTTCCCAGGTCAAAATCGCCCAGTGGGCAGAAAAGATCAAGGTCAAGATCACCACATGAGGCTGGTTTTTGTGTTTACTTGAAAGGGCTACCATTTGAAGCAGAAAACAAAcatgtcattgatttttttaaaaagctggataTTGTGGAAGATAGTATTTATATAGCTTATGGACCCAATGGGAAAGCAACTGGTGAAGGCTTTGTAGAGTTCAGAAATGAGGCCGACTATAAGGCTGCTCTGTGTCGTCATAAACAGTACATGGGCAATCGCTTTATTCAAGTTCATCCAATTACTAAGAAAGGTATGCTAGAAAAGATAGATATGATTCGAAAAAGACTGCAGAACTTCAGCTATGACCAGAGGGAAATGATGCTAAATCCAGAGGGGGATGTCAACTCTGCCAAAGTCTGTGCCCACATAACAAATATTCCATTCAGCATTACGAAGATGGATGTTCTTCAGTTCCTAGAAGGAATCCCAGTGGATGAAAATGCTGTACATGTTCTTGTTGATAACAATGGGCAAGGTCTAGGACAGGCATTGGTTcagtttaaaaatgaagatgatgCACGTAAGTCTGAACGCTTACACCGTAAAAAACTTAATGGGAGAGAAGCTTTTGTTCATGTAGTTACCCTAGAAGATATGAGAGAGATTGAGAAAAATCCCCCTGCCCAAGGAAAAAAGGGATTAAAGATGCCTGTGCCAGGTAATCCTGCAGTTCCAGGAATGCCCAATGCGGGACTGCCAGGTGTGGGACTGCCCAGTGCAGGACTTCCCGGTGCGGGCCTGCCCAGCACAGGACTGCCTGGTTCAGCAATAACCAGTGCAGGACTGCCCGGTGCGGGAATGCCCAGTGCAGGAATACCTAGTGCAGGAGGTGAAGAGCATGCCTTTCTGACCGTAGGATCAAAGGAAGCCAACAATGGGCCTCCATTTAACTTTCCTGGTAATTTTGGTGGATCAAATGCCTTTGGGCCACCAATCCCTCCTCCAGGATTAGGAGGAGGGGCCTTTGGTGATGCTAGGCCTGGTATGCCTTCAGTTGGAAACAGTGGTTTGCCTGGTCTAGGACTGGATGTTCCGGGTTTTGGAGGTGGACCAAACAATTTAAGTGGGCCATCGGGATTTGGAGGGGGCCCTCAGAATTTTGGAAATGGCCCTGGTAGCTTAGGCGGTCCTCCTGGTTTTGGAAGTGGCCCTCCTGGTCTTGGAAGTGCCCCTGGGCATTTGGGTGGGCCACCAGCTTTtgggcctggccctggccctggccctggccctggcccaatCCATATTGGTGGTCCCCCTGGCTTTGCATCTAGTTCTGGAAAACCAGGACCGACAGTAATTAAAGTGCAGAACATGCCCTTTACTGTGTCTATTGATGagattttagatttcttttatGGCTATCAAGTAATCCCAGGCTCAGTGTgtttaaaatacaatgaaaaaggtATGCCCACAGGTGAAGCCATGGTGGCCTTTGAGTCTCGGGATGAAGCCACAGCTGCTGTCATTGACTTAAATGACAGGCCTATAGGttcaagaaaagtaaaactt ATGGCCCACTGCGTGACCTTGGTTCAGCTGTCCATTTCCTGTGACCATCTCATTGACAAGGACATCGGCTCCAAGTCTGACCCACTCTGCGTCCTTTTACAGGATGTGGGAGGGGGTAGCTGGGCTGAG CTTGGCCGGACTGAACGAGTGCGGAACTGCTCAAGCCCTGAGTTCTCCAAGACCCTACAGCTTGAGTACCACTTTGAGACAGTTCAGAAGCTACGCTTTGGAATCTATGACATAGACAACAAGACACCAGAGCTGGGGGATGATGACTTCCTAGGGGGTGCTGAGTGTTCCCTAGGACAG ATTGTGTCCAGCCAGGTACTGACTCTCCCCTTGATGCTGAAGCCTGGAAAACCCGCTGGGCAGGGGACCATCACG GTctcagctcaggagttgaagGACAATCGTGTAGTGACCATGGAGGTAGAGGCCAGAAACCTAGATAAGAAG GACTTCCTGGGAAAATCGGATCCATTTCTGGAGTTCTTCCGCCAGCGTGATGGGAAATGGCACCTGGTGTACAGATCTGAG GTCATCAAGAACAACCTGAACCCTACATGGAAGCGTTTCTCAGTCCCTGTTCAGCATTTCTGTGGTGGGGACCCCAGCACACCCATCGAG GTGCGATGCTCCGATTATGACAGTGACGGGTCACATGATCTCATCGGTACCTTCCACACCAGCTTGGCCCAGCTGCAAGCAGTCCCG GCTGAGTTTGAATGCATCCACCCTGAGAagcagcagaaaaagaaaagctacaaGAACTCTGGAACTATTTGTGTCAAGATTTGCCGG GTAGAAACAGAGTATTCCTTTCTGGACTATGTGATGGGAGGCTGTCAGATCAACTTCACT GTGGGCGTGGACTTCACTGGCTCCAATGGAGACCCCTCCTCACCTGACTCCCTACACTACCTGAGTCCAACAGGGGTCAATGAGTACCTGATGGCACTGTGGAGTGTGGGCAGCGTGGTTCAGGACTACGACTC AGACAAGCTGTTCCCTGCATTTGGATTTGGGGCCCAGGTTCCCCCTGACTGGCAG GTCTCGCATGAATTTGCCTTGAATTTCAACCCTGGTAACCCCTACTGTGCAG GCATCCAGGGCATTGTGGATGCCTACCGCCAAGCCCTGCCCCAAGTTCGCCTCTATGGACCCACCAACTTTGCACCCATCATCAACCATGTGGCCAGGTTTGCAGCCCAGGCTGCACATCAGGGGACTGCCTCG CAATACTTCGTGCTGTTGCTGCTGACTGATGGTGCTGTGACCGATGTGGAAGCCACACGTGAGGCTGTGGTGCGCGCCTCAAACCTGCCCATGTCAGTGATCATTGTGGGTGTGGGTGGTGCTGACTTTGAGGCCATGGAGCAGCTGGATGCTGATGGTGGACCCCTGCATACACGTTCTGGGCAGGCCGCCGCCCGCGACATTGTGCAGTTTGTACCCTACCGCCGGTTCCAGAAT GCCCCTCGGGAGGCATTGGCACAGACTGTACTCGCAGAAGTGCCCACACAACTGGTCTCGTACTTCAGGGCCCAGGGTTGGGCCCCACTCAAGCCACTTCCACCCTCAGCCAAGGGTCCTGCACAGGCCCCCCAGGCCTAG